One Lutra lutra chromosome 7, mLutLut1.2, whole genome shotgun sequence DNA window includes the following coding sequences:
- the LOC125104500 gene encoding translation initiation factor IF-2-like, whose amino-acid sequence MGGPVRLSAARAGGRQTLSGHLLVRSRSRGGKPAPRAWDRAAPSRGCSRADPERRRARGGPRRQEGPGCSRGGGTPAAEEAKVPKGFRPRAGKARQPGGRRGAGAGREGAVASPTAQKRRAFSRNDGGHGAAVRDVQRALTRSEAIPEKSRVPAAAEPVPRGAANPLRSAAARGGGGGGGAHPGRGGRDAWARALPRGLRCPPGAPFYRWGHQGPWPGSGKEGEGGALANPTRGLGDQGLAERRRGPHWIAHQIASLNDHRGVQWSLELPGWSVLRKGSAGGWTQPGKAHTREGLQMALTTRGGSPSQERLSAVPKVISAAVSTCGGFPGETEPGLLS is encoded by the exons ATGGGAGGACCCGTCCGCTTGTCAGCCGCGCGGGCCGGCGGGAGGCAGACCCTCTCGGGCCACCTGCTGGTGCGGAGCCGGAGTCGCGGGGGGAAACCAGCGCCGAGGGCGTGGGACCGGGCGGCGCCGAGCCGAGGCTGCAGCCGCGCGGACCCGGAGCGCCGCAGGGCTCGTGGCGGCCCACGGCGGCAGGAAGGCCCGGGGTGCTCCCGGGGCGGCGGCACACCCGCAGCCGAAGAGGCGAAGGTCCCGAAGGGCTTCCGGCCTCGGGCTGGGAAGGCGAGGCAGCCGGGGGGCCGCcggggggccggggccgggcgcGAGGGGGCGGTGGCTTCCCCGACGGCGCAAAAGC GCCGGGCTTTTTCTCGAAATGACGGAGGCCACGGCGCGGCCGTGCGGGACGTCCAGCGGGCCCTGACGCGCTCCGAAGCCATCCCAGAGAAGAGCCGAGTCCCCGCGGCCGCAGAGCCCGTTCCGCGCGGGGCAGCGAATCCCCTGCGCTCGGCGGCcgcccggggcgggggcgggggcgggggggcgcatCCCGGGCGTGGCGGCCGAGACGCCTGGGCGCGTGCTCTCCCCCGTGGCCTCAGGTGCCCTCCCGGCGCCCCCTTCTACAGGTGGGGCCACCAGGGTCCGTGGCCCGGGAGcgggaaagagggggaaggaggggcgTTGGCGAACCCCACGCGCGGGCTGGGCGACCAAGGCCTTGCCGAGCGGAGGAGGGGACCCCACTGGATTGCGCACCAG ATTGCCAGTCTTAATGATCATCGCGGAGTGCAGTGGTCGCTGGAGCTGCCCGGCTGGTCTGTTCTGAGGAAAGGCTCCGCAGGGGGATGGACCCAGCCAGGGAAGGCTCACACCCGAGAGGGACTACAGATGGCACTCACTACCAGAGGTGGAAGTCCAAGTCAAGAGCGTCTGTCAGCTGTACCCAAGGTGATCTCAGCAGCAGTAAGTACCTGTGGTGGATTTCCGGGCGAAACGGAGCCGGGCCTTCTTAGCTGA